The sequence atgtattatcTAAGTTTTTGATATTTATAGATTACAAGTATTCAAGGAGATCAGGTTGTTCTTGTCGGTCATAAGCGGCTTCAGATAACTGAGATGGTGAGTGGATAATttctttatatatatgtacatatatatgtcaGTTGATTACATCTAAGCACTCGATTTGAAGATAAATTTACTTCGTTTTAATTATCGTTTTTGTTAAACTGTAACTATTGCAACTTAAACAGGTCAGTGAAGATCCCCTTACGGTTCAAGTGGATCATCTTAAGGTATCATCTACTCGTATCCTAAAATTTTCGGAGATTCAATAAGTAGGAAAAGTGATGGAAGCAGTTTTCATCGATATCATATATCATACTCTCACACCGTAGTGGTTATATTTTTGTATAATTCTCTCTGTATTTCAGGATTCATTATACAACAAGGATGATGATGTGATTGAGGCAACTTCTTTTGAGGTCGTTACAACCCTTACAGACGTTCTGAAGACAAGTTCTCTTTGGAGGGATCATGTTCAAACTTACAATCAGGTTTAGCATTTGATATAAGTACActaatataaattttgaaaatgGGTTGTATTTTCCACATTGCTAGGATAATTTAAAACGTTGCTCATGCTGACAAGCAATGACTAGCGTAATTTGAAGTAACTAGATGAGAACCAAATGCTCTATGTTATTTTGTACCCTTCCGTAATTCATCACTTGATATTACCATTGACTCTGTGTATAAAGTAGGCTCATCATTAATACATAAAATTTCCAGAAATCTATGTTTAGTCTAAGTTACAAAAATTTCAaacaaaaagtaacaaattttgggCCTTCCACAATCTGAAGTAAAAATATTAGAGACGAGGTTTCTTTTTTCAGTTGGTCGTTATGGTTAGAGAATTAATTCCATAACGAAAATAAGAAGTATGCATGTATTGAAAACCTAGCTTATAAATAGCCATGAGCTAACCTTTTTACAATTTGGGTTAATTTGTTTATATTTTTACAGCATATTGGTGATTTCACTTATCCAAGATTAGCAGACTTTGGTACTGCAATATCTGGTTCAAACAAACTACAATGTCAGCAAGTGCTTGAAGAGCTAGATGTAAGTAACATTTATTAAACTATTAAAGTTCTCTAGTTACGGACATATTAAAATGGCTCTTTGTTTTTTTTCCCTTCACGTGTTTACATAATTGTCAATGTAGGTGTGTACAAACGGTTGAAACTAAGTTTGGAGATGTTGAAGAAAGAAATGGAGATACATAAGATTCAGGCAAGTTCTGATGATGACTTCGTATTACATATTATTTCAAAAAAATATAGTTCTCGATATCATCTTAATGTTGTTCTTGGTTTTGTTTACGAACCCATAGCAAAAGCTATTGAGGAGAAAATAAGCACTGAACAACGCCGTTACTTGTTAAATGAGCAATACAAGGCTATCAAAAAGGTGGTTTCTATAACAAATTTCTAGTTTCCATTCCTCTCTGTTGCTGCAAATTAATGATGCATGTCATCTTGATGCAGGAATTAGGACTTGAAATAGATGACAAAACGGCACTCACTGGTAACTTTCATGTTTACTTTTATATGATGTGGATGCATGTAACTCTCAACCTTTGTTACATAGTCTCGATTTCTCTGTTGTGTTCTTAGACAGTAAGTTGGTTTGTGGCAGATAAATTTCGGGATAAAATTGATCTAAACAAAGAGAATATCCCATCTCATATTCTGCAAGTTGTCGAAGAAGAACTGAGGAAGCTACAACTTTTGGAAGCCAGTTCAAGTGAATTCAATGTTACGCTTAACTATCTTGATTGGTTGACTGCCTTACCCTTGGGTAACTATAGGTATGTtggttattaatatctttattagccTATCAGTAAGTGGTGTAGTGTTTTAAACAAAATTGATTTATTCGTTTTCCATTAACCTTTAAAAGCATAAATCAAATTTGAATGTATGCTCCATGAAGGGCTTAGTGTCTAAAGTCACCTTGGTATTcagtttttaatatttttatacagCTCATTGGCTTCGTATATATACACATGTTGGTTTTGTAAGCATTAAACCTTTTTAACGAACTTCAGTGACGAGAACTTTGACGTTCTACGGGCTAAAGAAATTCTTGATGAGGATCATTATGGCTTGACGGATGTTAAAGAAAGGATACTCGAATTTATTGCTGTAGGAAAACTCGCAGGAACTGCACAAGTCGTGGTTGATGATAAAAACCTCACAAATTATGTTGGAAAACCTGTTTTTCTTGTTGATCGTATGTATGACCAGACACCAATAGGAGTTGCCATGGGTCTGGCTTGGACCACAATGGGCGGGTCCACTATATATATAGAGACCACGTGTATTAAAGAGAAAGGATCCCTTCAGTTAACCGGTCAACTTGGCTACGTGATGAAAGAAAAGCGCCCAGATTGCTCATACTGTTTCTAGAAGAATATTGGCTACAAAAGACCACAAGAATACGTTCTTTTCAAATTCCAACCTTCATCTACATGTCCCTGCAGGTGCCACACCTAAGGATGGTCCTAGCGCTGGTTGCACTATGATAACTTCTTTGTTGTCCCTTGCAATGAACAAACAGGTCAAGAAGGACCTGGCCATGACTGGGAAAGTAACTCTCACAGGTCGGGTCCTTCAAATTGGTGGGGTATGTATTCTTCAACCTAGTCTTAATATTTGGAATTATAATTATTTGTTCAAGTGTATCGATAAAAATAGACATTTGAATGGACGCATGGTTTAATGTGTTTGATGAATGTCAAATAACTTTCTAAGTTTTAACTTTTGGACCAAGAACCTCACCATGAGTCAACATCTTTGTTTCATGATGACAGTGGACATGAAAGTAACTTCAgaaaaatagtaataatagttaACTTCAATATGCCAAACTTCTTTAAAAGAAAACATTTTAATCTTCAGTTTCATGTAGGCTGACATTTTAGCAAAACTGTTATATTGTTTTAAATTAATCGCCCGTGCatttacattttttttataaaaggcttttggtTTGCCAACTTGTGGATTTGTATTATATTAAGTGTATCTTATATCTTATGGCAAAATGACCAGTACccgatggggaaacccgaaacctGTTATAATTGGGCCGGGTCTGACCCGAGTCCGCCGGGTCATGAGCCGGGTATGGGGGTGGTTACAAAAAAATTTCCGGGTTTGGGTTCGGGTAGGGTTTTGAATACAAACCCgtttacccgacccgtatacccgacccgcatacccgtatacccagcccgaggaattttaataataatttttatgtaaaattttaatattagtattatattgttaatgtatgaaacatTTCTCCGATTTGTTTTGAAAAcaagtataattttattcaatatacttatatacaacaagtttttgagatgtgatattttatatactttgtgtagttgagtattttagaaacttttcaatcaattttttgtatgtgatattttatactaatactttaaacatgaagtagttaaattatttttcgatattttgatttgataacttattgaaaaatagatacagaatgactaatcgggtatacccgtttatccgtggggaaacccgaaacccgatagtatgtaggtaaatggggacccgacgggtttcgggtcgggtttggggcggggtttcttaatcgggttcgggaCCGGGATTAACTAAACCCggcccaaacccgacccgatgccatccctactTATGCTGATCTTGAACTTCTTGTTATGTCGTTGTACAAAATATAGGTGAAGGAAAAGACCATAGCTGCAAGACGAAGTGGCGTGAAAACTATAATATTTCCGTTGGCTAATAAAAGAAACTTCGATGAGCTGCCACCTAATCTGAAATAAGGTCTTGATGTCCGCTTTGTAGATGACTACGATCAAATATTTGATTTGCCTTTTGAAACTGAAATTCAAAAAGGCCACTGTAAATCATTTTGGTACCGAAATCCAATTTCTTGCATGCTGAAGAAATTTTGGAGTGACCCTCGGTGTTGAAATTTTACACCCGTAACATTACGAAATCTCATcaagagaagatcgtacagatgaCTATTTTTCGGGTTCACTTGAATTTTTTAGTGTTACATTAGTACATACACACTTGTAACATGCATAATTTCATTCAATGAGGATGTTAAATAATGTATTACCATGAGTTTAGATGCATTCTTTCTACTTCAATTCAAAGACATGATTTTTATGGATACACTGAATGTCAGGTCTCTTGTACAATGGACCCATGTGAGCAGAGGTGGGAGGTGGCAAGATGAACGAATTGGGTAATGAGGTCAAAATGGGTCATGTTGAAACACACCATTCTTAAGTACGGGTTCACTAGATCTTTGAGCACCTTTTGTTCGTTCTCTCCCATGTTCTTAATTATGTATATACAAAAAGTATCATGAAGTCACTTGTGCAGCATACAGGTTGCAGCCTGCAACGAGCCATCGTAGAGGGCACACATCCAGGTTGTAGCCTTCAACGAGCCATCGTAGGACTGAATGTTGAAGATTTCAAAGACTTTGCATGATGTAGCTCTATACAATTACTGTTTCTTCCCCCATTACCCAACCCTCCTTACCCGGCCATCTTACCACCTCTACATATAATATAGGTCTTATATATAGAACCAACAAGCGAAAAATCAGCATAGCTCTAATTAAGTACATCAAACTCGTATATTCTAGATGGTTGTCACTACATAACAATGAAGGTAGGTTTACATAACATCAAAACAATAACCAAAAGATTGTATTAATTAGTGACGCTTGCCTTGGGTTCCAGTATTTGATGACCAGAAGAACATCAATCAGTCAGCTGTTACTTCTTCTGCAGATTCATTCAAATTCAACGTCTCCACCAATTTCCTTTTCTTTGATGCAGAGTCCACATTATCGTTTTCattttgaacttctttttcttttcctttgccTTGTACGACCATTTTCTCTTTTCCTTTTTCTGCTTGCAATTCACCGTTGGAAGGGAACAACGGTGGTTCTCTACCACTTAACCGACAAAACACTTTTTCAACTGTTTCATTTATTTCTCTTCCTAATCCATTACCATCTAGAATCAACTCCCAAACTGATTTAGATGCCTTTTCAAGTACAGGGGTTCTGCATTATGTAACAAACAAAGTAGAATATTTTATATGATAGAATTTATTATACTGCTATTGTGTCAATTGAGGAAACTTCAAATACAAAATTTAGCAAAAGAAACATAAAGGGGTTGTATAATCATACTTGACACCCCAAATGCATATAGAAAAATATTAACTTTTTCAGCAGAACTGTTTGTGTAGGTCAAACACACACATGTTGAACTGTAATAGTATTACACGCTAGACTTGTTACCCAACCCGTCATTTTTCCAGCTCTACGGTGCGAACACTACATCAGGTCTACTGGGAAACGTTGTAAAGCTGGTCTAAACATGAACTAATAATTTTGATGTGCAGACAATTAGATCGGGCATATTAATATAACGACGAATACACTTACTCAAGTTCATGACGAAGAGCATCAAAGAGTTCCCTTTTAGTTTGTTTCTCTGCCCCTGGTGTGTTGAGAACCTTACTCTGCTCTACCATTTTAATAGTCGTACTCTTTAAATCTTCCTATACAAAAAAAAAGCCAATATTTAGATCTATATACAGATGTACAAGTTCATAAATAGATACAAGAAAAAGAACCTCTCATCATGAAGATACATTAAACAAGTATATTTCAGATTATATTTCTAGTAAAACAGATACACAAAGACTACCTGTAGTATTTATTCCTGCATACGAATATCATACGCTTTTTCGTtcttaataaaactaataaaaataacCTATTAGAGACACTCTATTAGCTTAGCCACTACAGTGCCCACTTATGTGAGTTCCCTGAACAATGTGGCACTATAACAAAGTGAGGGGCGGATCATAGTGAGGGCGGGGAGGGGTGAGCGCCCCCTTAAAATTTCagtacttaacgtatatataatagtaataatttcaAATAAATTTGATAAATAAAATGATTTTGCCCCCCTAAAATTATCTAACTTATATACTTTATATTTATAAATTTTGGCCCCTCCAAAACAAATGTTCATGTTCCGCAGAACGATACCgcattaaagaaaaaaaaaaagctcAAGTCTCGTTCTTAATCAATTGCAGACTAGTACTAAATTATCATATGCCATCTAAATTGTAAAAGCTACACAGTTGAATAAAATCCCTAAAAAAGAACAAGTACAATCAATAATGTTTCAAATTGTTGTTGGAGACGATAAATTAGTAGTACAAAATAGATACGcgcatattaatttaataatacgaTGAATACAGTTGTATATAAAAAGGAAGAGAAGATACATTGGCTTTGAGCTGATTGATGATTTTTAATCGCAAGGCGTCAATTGTGCCGTCGTTCATTAACGATTCAAGTACATCTTCTGGTGTTATTACTACAGGTGATGATGATTCCATTATAAACTAACAAAAAAAACTAGGGTTTCAGCGAAGGTGAAGACGATGAATGCGAAGATGATTAAATACTGTATTTGAAAGTGCAGTGATATGAAATTGGTGCTACAAATTGAATTTTGCTGAAAGATGAATTTGTATTTGTGATTGATTCTTGATCAGCCGAATG comes from Rutidosis leptorrhynchoides isolate AG116_Rl617_1_P2 chromosome 4, CSIRO_AGI_Rlap_v1, whole genome shotgun sequence and encodes:
- the LOC139845191 gene encoding uncharacterized protein produces the protein MESSSPVVITPEDVLESLMNDGTIDALRLKIINQLKANEDLKSTTIKMVEQSKVLNTPGAEKQTKRELFDALRHELETPVLEKASKSVWELILDGNGLGREINETVEKVFCRLSGREPPLFPSNGELQAEKGKEKMVVQGKGKEKEVQNENDNVDSASKKRKLVETLNLNESAEEVTAD